Proteins found in one Thermaerobacter subterraneus DSM 13965 genomic segment:
- a CDS encoding helix-turn-helix domain-containing protein: MQGTTVRSIEDLPLLLTVPEAAKVLRVGVSRAYEMAHRGEIPAVRIGRRVRVPRDALTLFLKGVPEERNSPIARV, from the coding sequence ATGCAGGGCACGACAGTGCGGAGCATCGAAGACCTGCCGCTCCTGCTCACCGTGCCCGAAGCGGCCAAGGTGCTGCGGGTTGGCGTGAGTCGGGCTTACGAGATGGCACACCGGGGCGAGATTCCGGCGGTTCGAATTGGGCGCCGCGTTCGCGTTCCTCGCGACGCCCTGACGTTGTTCCTCAAAGGGGTTCCAGAGGAAAGGAATTCGCCGATTGCGCGTGTGTGA
- a CDS encoding site-specific integrase has product MEARAAAQGGPFLHTVGRACGSMEAAILRFLKSLEAQGRSASTLKAYRWWLGRYARWCEEAGVDFRKASYQDMERFRDWLVAQGIQPQSRRQTITAVRSFYDFLAREGEVPANPVPRGLR; this is encoded by the coding sequence ATGGAAGCACGGGCCGCCGCTCAAGGCGGCCCTTTTCTCCATACCGTAGGAAGGGCGTGCGGGTCAATGGAAGCGGCAATCCTTCGTTTTCTCAAGAGCCTGGAGGCACAGGGCCGGAGCGCCAGCACCCTAAAGGCGTACCGCTGGTGGCTTGGCCGCTACGCCCGCTGGTGCGAGGAGGCGGGCGTGGACTTTCGGAAGGCGTCCTATCAGGACATGGAGCGGTTTCGGGATTGGCTCGTTGCTCAAGGAATCCAACCCCAAAGCCGACGGCAAACCATCACGGCGGTGCGGAGCTTCTATGACTTCCTGGCACGCGAGGGGGAGGTTCCGGCGAACCCTGTGCCCCGTGGACTTCGCTGA
- a CDS encoding CGNR zinc finger domain-containing protein, with the protein MLILGIVPVQRVRPQGGRLVPAGTWEDLTELRNPHSHLEERIAQGEEPPYVQFASLNEEDPEALADFVSREGWLGTDEIDAIAHEIRKMRAVLQVVEALRTEPADAQQLLEACRMLEAVWGEKGHPVEEDIESLQAHARYLLSKALTRQLEHVQVEVAIVDFGERLELALHIDDLLASMYLELARDILETDDVPRKCQNRTCRNWFLTHRSDRRYCSPRCASADRMRRWRNAHRNQEGEGTS; encoded by the coding sequence GTGTTGATTCTCGGTATTGTCCCGGTCCAGCGGGTCCGTCCGCAGGGAGGCCGCTTGGTTCCGGCAGGCACATGGGAAGACCTCACGGAGCTCAGGAACCCGCACAGTCACCTAGAAGAGCGCATAGCGCAGGGGGAAGAACCTCCGTATGTTCAGTTCGCGTCCCTAAACGAGGAGGACCCAGAGGCTCTAGCCGACTTTGTGAGCCGGGAAGGCTGGCTGGGGACTGATGAGATTGACGCTATTGCCCATGAGATCCGTAAGATGAGGGCTGTCCTCCAGGTCGTGGAGGCCCTTCGGACCGAACCTGCCGATGCCCAACAACTCCTTGAAGCATGTCGCATGTTGGAAGCAGTTTGGGGAGAGAAAGGGCACCCCGTGGAGGAAGACATCGAGAGCCTGCAGGCCCATGCGCGGTACCTTCTCAGCAAGGCGCTAACTCGGCAGCTTGAGCACGTACAGGTAGAGGTCGCCATCGTGGATTTTGGAGAGCGTCTAGAACTAGCCTTGCACATCGATGACTTGCTTGCCAGCATGTACCTCGAATTGGCTCGTGACATACTGGAAACTGATGACGTTCCCCGCAAGTGTCAGAATCGAACCTGCCGCAACTGGTTTCTGACTCATCGTTCGGACCGTCGCTACTGCTCGCCGCGCTGTGCTTCAGCAGACAGAATGCGGCGCTGGCGGAACGCCCACAGAAATCAGGAAGGAGAGGGAACCTCGTGA
- a CDS encoding phage/plasmid primase, P4 family, whose amino-acid sequence MTVVATNGTEAVRYLKRGWTIVPLCWPTDGGCGAGHPTCSADPRHIGKAPIKGSTLFRPGQEAEAERFWSEYPKANIGIRLEESGLIVVDIDDPDAVPPEDRQRFDLYEDYVSTGRGKHIYFRRNDLPIPKAAIDLRKERGWEIRLRGYVVAPPSRHRSGKEYRWSRGIEVVHPEVPDWIAEIIRAASEQKVQDVNIDWDHLPDVDISRIPLSIETRELIRFGAPKGARSEAIWRVIGDLIRAGCDDATVAAVLMNPEHLISEKIREKAPEQQHKYVEYQIAKMRSEFRSPASKGAEWTNMDQSVASAQPAMEHFTDLGNAKRLVRRHGKNLRYCPELEKWLVYDGRRWVVDKTGEVMRRAKETVQSMYQEAAQIADEDKRKKLVQWALNSESASKLKHMVELAQTEPGIPVKPSQLDRDPWLLNCLNGTIDLRSGELRPHRRDDLITKLVPVEYDPDAKAPLWEKFLHRIMNGNQRLIEFLQRAVGYTLTGDTSEQVLFLLYGTGANGKSTFLEVLRSLFGDYGQQAEFSTFLARDTERVRNDLARLVGKRFVSAAEAEEGRRWSEVVIKQLTGGDTITARFLYREYFEFRPAMKLWLAANHKPRVRGTDYAIWRRLRLIPFTVTIPEGERDRDLSSKLCQELQGILAWAVQGCLKWLDRGLDAPPEVMEATNQYREEQDVIAQFIEAACVPHPNTRVNATDLYKAYLKWCEDVGERPVSLTEFGERLNEKGFPTKKIQGLKYRLGIGLLANAEKAQAQKLVDNDGGGEGGDSGDTSSKNSPIKRVEPKFSDKGPQLSPLSPQPLGEPMRNLPRSEFYQLQSAGARQDTEDEDDDRIEWDDYEGAETA is encoded by the coding sequence GTGACTGTGGTTGCGACCAACGGAACCGAGGCGGTGCGGTACCTCAAGAGGGGGTGGACCATCGTCCCCTTATGCTGGCCAACTGACGGTGGGTGCGGAGCAGGTCACCCCACCTGCTCCGCCGATCCCCGCCATATCGGTAAAGCCCCCATTAAAGGTAGCACGCTGTTCAGGCCAGGGCAAGAGGCCGAGGCGGAACGGTTTTGGTCGGAGTACCCGAAGGCGAATATCGGCATTCGGCTCGAAGAATCCGGGCTGATCGTTGTGGACATTGACGACCCTGACGCGGTTCCGCCTGAAGACCGCCAGCGCTTCGACCTGTATGAAGACTACGTAAGCACGGGCCGGGGCAAGCATATCTACTTCCGCCGGAACGACCTGCCCATTCCGAAGGCGGCCATCGACCTACGGAAAGAACGAGGGTGGGAAATTCGGCTGCGGGGCTACGTGGTGGCCCCGCCAAGCCGTCACAGATCGGGTAAGGAATACCGCTGGTCCAGGGGAATCGAAGTGGTCCACCCTGAAGTTCCCGACTGGATTGCCGAAATCATCCGGGCGGCCAGCGAGCAGAAAGTCCAAGACGTCAACATCGACTGGGACCACCTGCCCGACGTGGATATCTCCCGGATTCCCCTGTCCATCGAGACGCGGGAGTTAATCCGGTTCGGTGCGCCGAAGGGGGCGCGGTCGGAGGCGATCTGGCGGGTCATCGGCGACCTCATTCGGGCCGGGTGCGACGACGCGACGGTGGCGGCGGTGCTGATGAACCCCGAGCACCTTATTTCGGAGAAGATTCGGGAGAAGGCCCCCGAACAACAGCACAAGTACGTCGAGTACCAAATCGCGAAGATGCGATCCGAGTTTCGGTCGCCGGCCTCAAAGGGTGCGGAGTGGACGAACATGGACCAATCCGTTGCAAGTGCACAGCCGGCCATGGAGCACTTTACGGATTTGGGTAATGCAAAACGCCTTGTCCGAAGGCACGGTAAGAACCTGCGCTACTGCCCTGAGTTGGAAAAGTGGCTGGTCTACGATGGACGCCGTTGGGTTGTGGACAAAACGGGCGAGGTCATGCGTCGGGCGAAAGAGACGGTGCAGTCCATGTACCAGGAAGCCGCGCAGATCGCGGACGAGGATAAGCGCAAGAAGCTCGTCCAATGGGCTTTGAACTCCGAATCTGCGTCCAAGCTGAAGCACATGGTGGAACTGGCCCAAACAGAACCCGGCATTCCCGTGAAACCATCGCAGTTGGACCGTGATCCGTGGCTTCTCAACTGCCTGAACGGAACCATCGACCTTCGGTCTGGAGAGTTGCGCCCGCACAGGCGGGATGACCTCATTACGAAGCTGGTTCCCGTTGAATACGATCCCGACGCCAAGGCTCCGCTGTGGGAGAAATTCCTCCATCGGATCATGAACGGGAACCAGCGCCTGATCGAGTTCTTGCAACGAGCCGTGGGATACACCCTAACCGGCGACACAAGCGAACAGGTGTTGTTCCTGTTGTACGGCACAGGTGCGAACGGAAAGAGCACGTTCCTCGAAGTGTTGAGGAGTTTGTTCGGCGACTACGGTCAGCAGGCGGAATTCAGTACGTTCCTCGCTCGTGATACCGAACGTGTGCGCAATGATCTCGCCAGGCTGGTCGGAAAGCGGTTTGTATCGGCTGCGGAGGCCGAGGAGGGAAGACGCTGGTCAGAGGTTGTCATCAAACAACTAACTGGAGGCGACACCATCACGGCCCGGTTCCTCTACCGGGAATACTTTGAGTTCCGCCCAGCCATGAAACTCTGGTTGGCGGCTAACCATAAGCCCCGCGTGCGTGGTACGGACTACGCTATATGGCGACGCCTCCGACTGATTCCTTTCACCGTCACCATTCCGGAGGGAGAGCGCGACAGGGACCTGTCTTCGAAACTGTGTCAGGAGCTACAGGGCATCCTCGCATGGGCTGTTCAGGGGTGTCTGAAATGGCTGGATAGGGGTTTGGACGCACCGCCAGAAGTGATGGAGGCCACGAACCAGTACCGCGAGGAGCAGGACGTAATCGCCCAATTCATCGAGGCGGCGTGTGTCCCACACCCGAATACCCGTGTCAATGCCACCGACCTGTATAAAGCCTACCTGAAGTGGTGCGAAGACGTGGGTGAGCGACCCGTGAGCCTGACCGAGTTCGGTGAACGGCTAAACGAGAAGGGCTTCCCTACCAAGAAAATTCAAGGGCTGAAGTATCGTTTGGGCATCGGGCTGTTGGCGAACGCCGAAAAGGCACAAGCGCAAAAACTCGTGGACAATGACGGAGGTGGGGAGGGTGGGGATAGTGGGGACACTTCCTCGAAAAATTCCCCTATAAAGAGGGTCGAGCCAAAGTTTTCTGATAAGGGTCCCCAACTGTCCCCACTGTCCCCACAGCCTTTGGGAGAACCTATGCGGAACTTGCCTCGCAGCGAGTTCTACCAGCTTCAGTCCGCTGGTGCCCGGCAAGATACCGAGGACGAGGACGATGATCGCATCGAGTGGGACGATTATGAGGGGGCCGAAACCGCATGA